The stretch of DNA AACACATGCCCAAACATCATTCAGTCTAGGTAACTTACGTTAGAGATGTTAACATTTATTGAAAATTGTCTTTAATGCTGTAACAGCTTCTTCGCTATCTTTTCCAAAAGCAAAAATAGTCATATTGCCATTTGTGCCACCGAACATAGCCATACTTAATATACTTTTGGCATTTAGACGTTTGTGATGCATTTCTACTAAAATAGTGCTCTCAAATTCATTAGCTTTCGCCACTAATTTCATAATTTTCCCATGGGTGAGTTTCTGACAAAGAATCTGTTCTTCCTTGATTGTCAATTTGATCCCATCCTTATTAATATTATTTTTAACTAAAATCCATGGAGATAATAACCATTTTTTCTCTAAATAGCTTTATAAAAATTCTTCTACATCTATAAAATGTATGGGAGGATCGGTACTAATATGGTAAGAAACAATGCTGATATAGTCATCGCAACACTTCCCATTGCTCCTTCTTCTTCTCCCCATAGGAGAGAACGGTTAGCCCCAAGCATTTGGGCTGAGGTTCCCATTGCCAGCCCTTTCGCAGATTTACTTTTTATACCCAACTTTTT from Neobacillus sp. CF12 encodes:
- a CDS encoding HPr family phosphocarrier protein; its protein translation is MTIKEEQILCQKLTHGKIMKLVAKANEFESTILVEMHHKRLNAKSILSMAMFGGTNGNMTIFAFGKDSEEAVTALKTIFNKC